From Streptomyces zhihengii, the proteins below share one genomic window:
- a CDS encoding S9 family peptidase gives MTPPAPRTATRTYGVYRPVLPVTSPRNPERMVYTGDADGRCEIFTWDRSSGSGRQLTDRPHGTLLCDIDGDEAVWWFDEDRGGSGVWRTQDFDGGPDRTALAGVPAGRPAGLALTERGTVAVGIRGAGGFSVHLGRRGGRGTPVLRTTDSATLCDLAPDGGLLAVSGPAHSARAVTLLTPDGATAAVLSGTAERTWALGFAPAAASASGLGGTSGRTLLLVMRERAGRYHLGVWTPGGGLELLPWCSFDTETTARWYPGPGSARVLLRQDRHGRSRLFTADLDRGELTRVPTPEGSILAASPAAGGDVHLIWTDAVNVPRAMSLSGASLPGQSEWRLPRFGHRRDLWTPGPDGPVHTFVTTPSDRPAPHPLVLLVHGGPADHDRDAYDPMVQALVGSGYAVARVNYRGSTGYGPRWRSAWSEGVGHTQVADLVRARADLLDRGIGRAGAVGLCGTSWGGYLTLLAMGTRPGLWDVGVAVKPLADCATAFRHSTPALQALDTSLFGGTPDEVPDAYAHASPSSYAAAIRSPLLVVAARRDAKCPPEQIEAYLAVLRAGGVPHEVMWLDSGHDGYDGADHLAVIRRSLQFLGGGLPSAPDQAEPPPPPERR, from the coding sequence GTGACACCGCCGGCGCCGAGAACGGCGACCCGCACCTACGGCGTCTACCGCCCGGTGCTGCCGGTGACCAGCCCCCGCAACCCGGAACGGATGGTGTACACGGGGGACGCCGACGGCCGGTGCGAGATCTTCACCTGGGACCGGTCCAGCGGCAGCGGACGGCAGTTGACGGACCGTCCGCACGGCACGCTGCTGTGCGACATCGACGGCGACGAGGCCGTGTGGTGGTTCGACGAGGACCGCGGCGGCAGCGGCGTCTGGCGCACCCAGGACTTCGACGGCGGCCCGGACCGTACGGCGCTGGCCGGGGTGCCGGCCGGGCGGCCCGCCGGGCTGGCGCTGACGGAACGCGGCACGGTGGCCGTCGGGATCCGCGGTGCCGGGGGATTCAGCGTGCACCTGGGGCGGCGCGGCGGCAGGGGCACCCCCGTCCTGCGCACGACGGACTCCGCCACCCTGTGCGATCTGGCGCCGGACGGCGGACTGCTGGCGGTGTCCGGGCCCGCGCACTCCGCCCGAGCCGTGACGCTGCTGACCCCGGACGGTGCCACCGCCGCGGTGCTCTCCGGCACCGCGGAACGCACCTGGGCGCTCGGTTTCGCACCCGCTGCCGCGTCGGCCTCCGGCCTCGGCGGTACGTCCGGCCGCACGCTGCTGCTGGTCATGCGCGAGCGGGCCGGGCGCTACCACCTGGGGGTCTGGACCCCGGGCGGCGGACTGGAGCTGCTGCCCTGGTGCTCGTTCGACACCGAGACGACCGCCCGCTGGTACCCCGGCCCGGGGAGTGCGCGGGTCCTGCTGCGGCAGGACCGGCACGGCCGCAGCAGGCTGTTCACCGCCGACCTGGACCGCGGCGAGCTGACCCGGGTGCCCACCCCCGAGGGCAGCATCCTGGCCGCGTCGCCCGCCGCCGGCGGCGACGTGCACCTCATCTGGACCGACGCGGTGAACGTGCCCCGCGCGATGTCCCTGTCGGGTGCGTCGCTGCCGGGGCAGAGCGAGTGGCGCCTCCCCCGGTTCGGCCACCGCCGGGACCTGTGGACCCCGGGGCCCGACGGGCCCGTGCACACCTTCGTCACCACGCCCTCGGACCGCCCCGCGCCGCACCCGCTGGTGCTGCTCGTGCACGGCGGCCCGGCCGACCACGACCGCGACGCCTACGACCCGATGGTGCAGGCCCTCGTCGGCTCGGGGTACGCCGTGGCCCGCGTCAACTACCGGGGCTCGACCGGCTACGGGCCGCGCTGGCGCTCCGCCTGGTCCGAGGGCGTCGGCCACACGCAGGTCGCCGACCTGGTGCGGGCCCGCGCCGACCTGCTGGACCGGGGCATCGGCCGAGCGGGCGCCGTGGGCCTGTGCGGCACCTCGTGGGGCGGTTATCTGACGCTGCTGGCCATGGGCACCCGTCCCGGCCTGTGGGACGTCGGGGTGGCCGTCAAGCCGCTCGCCGACTGCGCCACCGCCTTCCGGCACTCCACGCCCGCCCTCCAGGCGCTGGACACCTCGCTGTTCGGCGGCACTCCGGACGAGGTGCCCGACGCCTACGCGCACGCCTCCCCGTCCTCGTACGCCGCCGCGATCCGCTCCCCGCTGCTGGTCGTCGCCGCGCGGCGGGACGCCAAGTGCCCGCCGGAGCAGATCGAGGCGTACCTGGCCGTGCTGCGCGCGGGCGGTGTCCCCCACGAGGTGATGTGGCTGGACTCGGGCCACGACGGCTACGACGGAGCCGACCACCTGGCCGTCATACGGCGGTCCCTCCAGTTTCTCGGCGGCGGGCTGCCTTCCGCGCCCGATCAGGCCGAGCCGCCCCCACCCCCGGAGAGGAGGTGA